A stretch of Pseudoclavibacter chungangensis DNA encodes these proteins:
- a CDS encoding PP2C family protein-serine/threonine phosphatase: MSAEFSTSLTRADELVQLHVSASSDVGSVRQVNEDSYFATPPVFLVADGMGGHAYGDRASQTVAREFGEEFGSAATIEPTTPEDVLRVIDRANAGVQGLVTEADGPGAVAGTTLAGVALVEATDMGSEQLHWMIFNVGDSRVYGWNGRSLIQITVDHSAVQEMVSMGLITPADALIHPDRNVITRSVGSEERVEVDIWLMPARGHQVFLICSDGLTKELDDAQIAELIIAYGTDPEPEVSLADMLVQTAVERGGRDNVTVAVVESSLSPVDAPDGTEERAEA, encoded by the coding sequence GTGAGCGCTGAGTTCTCCACGTCGTTGACCAGGGCGGACGAGCTCGTGCAGCTGCACGTCTCGGCGTCGAGCGATGTCGGCTCGGTGCGGCAGGTCAACGAGGACTCCTACTTCGCGACCCCGCCCGTCTTCCTCGTCGCCGACGGCATGGGCGGTCACGCCTACGGCGACCGGGCGAGCCAGACCGTCGCGCGCGAGTTCGGCGAGGAGTTCGGCTCGGCCGCCACGATCGAACCCACGACGCCGGAGGACGTGCTGCGCGTCATCGATCGTGCGAACGCCGGCGTGCAGGGGCTCGTGACCGAGGCCGACGGCCCCGGCGCCGTCGCCGGGACGACCCTCGCGGGTGTCGCGCTCGTCGAGGCCACCGACATGGGGTCCGAGCAGCTGCACTGGATGATCTTCAACGTGGGCGACTCCCGCGTGTACGGCTGGAACGGCCGCTCCCTCATCCAGATCACGGTCGACCACTCGGCGGTGCAGGAGATGGTGTCGATGGGGCTCATCACGCCCGCGGACGCCCTCATCCACCCCGATCGGAACGTCATCACGCGTTCGGTGGGTTCGGAGGAGCGTGTCGAGGTCGACATCTGGCTCATGCCCGCCCGCGGTCACCAGGTCTTCCTCATCTGCTCCGACGGGCTCACGAAGGAGCTCGACGACGCGCAGATCGCCGAGCTCATCATCGCCTACGGCACCGACCCGGAGCCCGAGGTGTCGCTCGCGGACATGCTCGTGCAGACTGCCGTCGAGCGCGGCGGTCGCGACAACGTGACGGTCGCCGTCGTCGAGTCGTCCCTCAGCCCCGTCGACGCGCCGGACGGCACGGAGGAGAGGGCCGAGGCATGA